The Candidatus Zixiibacteriota bacterium genomic sequence AACAAAAATTCCCTTTCCTCTTAGTCGATGAGTATCAGGATACCAATTATGCTCAATACCGCCTGATTAAATTTCTGGCAGGAGAGAGAAAAAATATTTGCGTTGTTGGCGATGACGACCAATCGATTTATGGTTGGCGCGGCGCTGATATCAATAATATCCTTAATTTTGAGTTAGATTATTCCGGCTGCAAAATTGTGAAACTTGAACAAAATTATCGTTCTACAAAAACTATTCTCGACAGCGCTTATCATGTTATTCGTAAAAATATTAACCGCAAATCCAAAAGGCTTTTCACTGATAAGCTTGGCGGCGATAATATCACGTTCATGTTATGCGGCGATGACAGGGATGAAGCTGAAGCGGTTACCGCAAAGATTCAGCTTGGTTTGCGGGATGATAAAAGTCCGTCAGATTTCGCTATTTTATTCAGAACTCATGCCCAGTCGCGTTCTATTGAGGATGCTTTGAGGGATGCAGGTGTTCCTTATGTGATAATTGGCGGAACCAGGTTTTATGAACGAAAAGAAATTAAAGATATTATTGCCTACCTGCGTCTGATGGTAAATCCGGATGATACCGAATCATTATTAAGGATTATTAATGTGCCGAAACGCAAAGTCGGCAAGGTGTCAATTGAAAGATTATTAAAAGCAGCCGAACAAGAAAACATTTCCCCATTTGAACTATTAGCAAAACCAGACTCTGCCGGAATTAAAGGAATTGCCGCTGTTGAGTTGAAAAAGCTTTATCAGATTATTACTAATCTATCAAAAAATATTGATAAAATGCCTCTTGATGAAATAGCTGCTCGTCTTATCGATGATGTGGGCTATCTTAAAATGCTGACTAATGACACGTCGCCGGAAGCTGATGTTCGAGCTGATAATGTTAAAGAATTTCAAAATGCGGTAATATCGTATATTGTAAGGATTAAAGAAGATGACAGCGAAGACCAACAACCATCGCTAAGCGGTTTTTTAGAGGAAATCGCTTTAATCACAGAAACCGATAACCGAGATGAAAACGGGGAGGCGGCAACGCTAATGACGCTTCACGCCGCCAAAGGCTTAGAATTTGATACGGTTTTTATAACCGGCATGGAGCAGGGATTGTTTCCCCTTATAAGAGATTCCCTTAAAGCAGATGATATAGAAGAGGAAAGGCGGTTATGTTATGTTGGGATTACTCGCGCCATGAACAGGCTTTTTCTTACTATGGCCAGTTTCCGCCGCCGTTATGGCAGCATCAATTTTACCTCTCCGTCATGTTTCCTTAACGACATCCCGGAAGAGCTTATCGATGTGGAACGTTTTAATTATTATGAAAGAACGCCGGCTTTAAAATATTCCCCAAAGCAACAGCCTGCAAACTCATATAAAGCGAGAACAAACAAGCTAATTGCCAATAACGATAATAGTGTCAGCACAAACTCTGAAAAACTATCTGATTATGATAAACTGAGGGCTGGCGTAAGAGTATCGCATTTTAAATTTGGGGATGGTATGATTATAAATAAAGAGGGTAAAGACGAGGATACTATCCTG encodes the following:
- a CDS encoding UvrD-helicase domain-containing protein; the protein is MNNDCLKGLNPAQREAVSHIEGPLLALAGAGSGKTRVITHRIAHLIANRIVRADQILGVTFTNKAAGEMKERVINLLGPAGRFVWLSTFHSFCARQLRTHADKLGFKRDFTIYDTADSKALIKRIIKNLGIPENQPSPASALNAISRAKDKLISVSVFQESASDFIIQNTARIYDDYQKQLKKNSAMDFNDLLMLTVNLFDKFPDIRAFYQQKFPFLLVDEYQDTNYAQYRLIKFLAGERKNICVVGDDDQSIYGWRGADINNILNFELDYSGCKIVKLEQNYRSTKTILDSAYHVIRKNINRKSKRLFTDKLGGDNITFMLCGDDRDEAEAVTAKIQLGLRDDKSPSDFAILFRTHAQSRSIEDALRDAGVPYVIIGGTRFYERKEIKDIIAYLRLMVNPDDTESLLRIINVPKRKVGKVSIERLLKAAEQENISPFELLAKPDSAGIKGIAAVELKKLYQIITNLSKNIDKMPLDEIAARLIDDVGYLKMLTNDTSPEADVRADNVKEFQNAVISYIVRIKEDDSEDQQPSLSGFLEEIALITETDNRDENGEAATLMTLHAAKGLEFDTVFITGMEQGLFPLIRDSLKADDIEEERRLCYVGITRAMNRLFLTMASFRRRYGSINFTSPSCFLNDIPEELIDVERFNYYERTPALKYSPKQQPANSYKARTNKLIANNDNSVSTNSEKLSDYDKLRAGVRVSHFKFGDGMIINKEGKDEDTILTIRFGASIKKIMVKFAPLDVLDN